One genomic region from Chelmon rostratus isolate fCheRos1 chromosome 11, fCheRos1.pri, whole genome shotgun sequence encodes:
- the nckap1 gene encoding nck-associated protein 1: protein MSRGVIQPSQQKLAEKLTILNDRGIGMLTRVYNIKKACGDPKAKPSYLVDKNLESAVKFIVRKFPAVETRNNNLAQLQKEKSEILKNLALYYFTFVDVMEFKDHVCELLNTIDACQVFFDITVNFDLTKNYLDLVVTYTTLMTILSRIEERKAIIGLYNYAHEMTHGASDREYPRLGQMIVDYENPLKKMMEEFVPHGKSLSDALISLQMVYPRRNLSADQWRNAQLLSLISAPSTMLNPAQSDTMPCEYLSLDTMEKWIVFGFILCHAVLNSDAAALSLWKLALQSSTCLCLFRDEVFHIHKAAEDLFVNIRGYNKRINDIRECKEQALSHAGSMHRERRKFLRSALKELATVLADQPGLLGPKALFVFMALSFARDEIIWLLRHADNIQKKSTDDFIDKHIAELIFYMEELRAHVRKYGPVMQRYYVQYLSGFDAVVLNELVQNLSVCPEDESIIMSSFVNTMTSLSVKQVEDGEVFDFRGMRLDWFRLQAYTSVSKASLGIADHKELGKMMNTIIFHTKMVDSLVEMLVETSDLSIFCFYSRAFEKMFQQCLELPSQSRHSICFPLLCTHFMSCTHELCPEERHHIGDRSLSLCNMFLDEMAKQARNLITDICTEQCTLSDQLLPKHCAKTISQAVNKKSKKATGKKGEPEREKPGVESMRKNRLLVTNLDKLHTALSELCFSINYVPNLAVWEHTFTPREYLTSHLEIRFTKSIVGMTMYNQATQEIAKPSELLTSVRAYMTVLQSIENYVTIDITRVFNNVLLQQTQHLDSHGEPTITSLYTNWYLETLLRQVSNGHIAYFPAMKAFVNLPTENELTFNAEEYSDISEMRSLSELLGPYGMKFLSESLMWHISSQVAELKKLVVENMEVLTQMRTSFDKPDHMAALFKKLTSVDSVLKRMTIIGVILSFRSLAQEALRDVLSCHIPFLVSSVEDFKDHIPRETDMKVAMNVYELSSAAGLPCEIDPALVVALSSQKSENISPEEEYKIACLLMVFVAVSLPTLASNVMSQYSPAIEGHCNNIHCLAKAINQIAAALFTIHKGSIEDRLKEFLALASSSLLKIGQETDKMTTRNRESVYLLLDMIVQESPFLTMDLLESCFPYVLLRNAYHAVYKQSISANA from the exons GCATGTGGTGACCCCAAGGCTAAGCCCTCCTATCTTGTTGATAAGAACTTGGAGTCTGCAGTTAAATTTATTGTCAGGAAGTTCCCTGCTGTGGAGACACGGAATAATAAC CTGGCTCAGCTGCagaaggaaaagtcagagatTCTGAAGAACCTGGCTCTCTACTATTTTACCTTCGTAGATGTCATGGAATTCAAG GACcatgtgtgtgagctgctgaaCACCATCGACGCCTGCCAGGTCTTCTTTGATATT ACggtgaactttgacctgacTAAGAACTACCTGGACCTGGTGGTGACATACACTACTCTGATGACAATACTGTCCCGtatagaggagaggaaagccATCATAGGACTGTACAACTACGCCCACGAGATGACGCATGGAGCCAG tGACCGGGAGTACCCCAGGTTGGGCCAGATGATCGTGGATTACGAGAACCCTTTGAAGAAGATGATGGAGGAGTTTGTTCCACATGGAAAG TCGCTGTCAGATGCTTTGATCAGTCTTCAGATGGTCTATCCCAGGAGGAATCTGTCCGCTGACCAGTGGAGGAACGCccagctgctctctctcatctctgctCCCTCCACCATGCTGAATCCTGCACAGTCAGACACT ATGCCATGTGAATACCTGTCACTGGACACAATGGAGAAGTGGATTGTTT TTGGTTTCATCCTGTGTCATGCCGTGCTGAACAGCGACGCAGCGGCGTTGTCTTTGTGGAAGCTGGCTCTGCAGAGCTCCACCTGCCTCTGTCTGTTCAGGGACGAAGTCTTCCACATCCACAAGGCTGCCGAGGATCTGTTTGTGAACATCAGAGG gtaCAACAAACGCATCAATGACATCAGGGAGTGCAAGGAACAGGCCCTGTCTCATGC AGGCTCgatgcacagagagagacgcAAGTTTCTCCGATCAGCTCTGAAGGAGTTGGCTACTGTTTTAGCCGATCAGCCTGGACTGCTGGGCCCTAAG GCGTTATTCGTGTTCATGGCGTTGTCATTTGCCCGTGACGAGATCATCTGGCTGCTTCGACACGCCGACAACATCcagaagaaaagcacagatgaCTTCATAGACAA acaCATAGCAGAGTTGATCTTCTACATGGAGGAGCTCAGAGCTCACGTCAGGAAGTACGGCCCTGTGATGCAGCGATATTATGTCCAGTACCTGTCCGGTTTTGATGCTGTGGTGCTGAATGAGCTGGTGCAG aacctgtctgtgtgtccagagGACGAGTCTATAATCATGTCTTCATTTGTCAACACTATGACCTCTCTCAGTGTCAAACAAG TGGAGGATGGGGAGGTGTTTGACTTCAGAGGCATGAGACTGGACTGGTtcaggctgcag gcctACACTAGCGTCTCTAAAGCCAGTCTGGGTATAGCCGACCACAAGGAGCTCGGTAAAATGATGAACACCATCATCTTCCACACGAAGATGGTGGACTCCCTGGTGGAGATGCTGGTGGAGACGTCAGACCTGTCTATTTTCTG CTTCTACAGCCGTGCGTTTGAAAAGATGTTCCAGCAGTGTTTGGAGCTTCCCTCCCAGAGCCGACACTCCATCTGCTTCCCGCTGCTCTGCACACACTTCATGTCCTGTACACATGAGCTCTGTCCCGAGGAG CGTCACCACATAGGAGACCGAAGCCTCTCATTGTGTAACATGTTCCTGGATGAGATGGCCAAGCAGGCCAGAAACCTGATCACTGACATTTGTACTGAACAGTGTACACTCAGCGATCAG CTGCTTCCTAAGCACTGTGCAAAAACCATTAGCCAGGCCGTGAACAAGAAGAGCAAGAAGGCGACGGGGAAGAAGGGAGAGCCCGAGAGAGAGAAACCAGGAGTGGAGAGCATGAGGAAGAACAGGCTACTGGTCACCAA TCTGGATAAACTCCACACAGCATTATCTGAACTCTGCTTCTCCATCAACTACGTTCCCAACCTGGCGGTCTGGGAGCACACATTCACACCGAGAGAGTACCTCACCTCGCACCTGGAGATCCGATTCACCAa gTCCATAGTGGGCATGACCATGTATAACCAGGCTACTCAGGAGATAGCCAAGCCCAGTGAGCTGCTGACCAGCGTCCGGGCCTACATGACGGTGCTTCAGTCCATAGAGAACTACGTCACCATCGACATCACCCGGGTCTTCAACAACGTCCTCCTGCAGCAGACGCAGCACCTGGACAGCCACGGGGAACCCACCATCACCAGTCTCTACACAAACTG gTACCTGGAGACGTTGCTCCGTCAGGTCAGCAACGGACACATCGCCTACTTCCCTGCCATGAAGGCTTTCGTCAACCTGCCCACAGAGAACGAACTGACTTTCAACGCAGAGGAATACTCCGACATCTCcg AGATGCGTTCTCTGTCTGAGCTGTTGGGTCCTTACGGGATGAAGTTCCTCAGTGAGAGTCTGATGTGGCACATCTCCTCACAGGTCGCTGAGCTGAAG AAACTGGTGGTAGAAAACATGGAGGTATTGACCCAGATGAGGACGAGCTTTGACAAACCAGACCACATGGCCGCCCTCTTCAAGAAGCTCACCT ctgtgGACAGTGTGTTGAAGAGAATGACCATCATTGGAGTCATCTTGTCCTTCCGCTCCCTGGCTCAGGAGGCTCTGAGAGAT GTTTTATCCTGTCACATTCCCTTCCTGGTCAGTTCAGTGGAGGACTTCAAGGACCACATtcccagagagacagacatgaag GTGGCCATGAATGTCTACGAGCTGTCGTCAGCAGCGGGTTTACCCTGTGAGATCGACCCGGCGCTGGTCGTGGCTCTGTCCTCGCAAAAAAGTg agaaCATCAGTCCAGAGGAGGAGTACAAGATCGCCTGTctgctgatggtgtttgtgGCCGTTTCCTTGCCAACGCTGGCCAGCAACGTGATGTCACAGTATAGCCCCGCCATAGAAG gtcaCTGCAACAACATCCACTGCCTGGCCAAAGCCATCAACCAGATCGCTGCTGCTCTCTTCACCATCCACAAGGGGAGCATAGAGGACCGTCTGAAGGAGTTCCTGGCT ctggcCTCGTCCAGCCTGTTGAAGATCGGCCAGGAGACGGACAAGATGACAACGCGTAACAGAGAATCTGTCTACCTGCTGCTGGACATG ATTGTGCAGGAGTCCCCCTTCCTGACCATGGACCTGCTGGAGTCCTGTTTCCCCTACGTCCTGCTGCGAAACGCCTACCACGCCGTCTATAAACAGAGCATCAGCGCTAACGCATAG